In Medicago truncatula cultivar Jemalong A17 unplaced genomic scaffold, MtrunA17r5.0-ANR MtrunA17Chr0c09, whole genome shotgun sequence, the genomic window TTCCTTATACGTTGGTGATCTCGAAAGGAACGTCAATGAGGGCCAGCTTTATGATCTGTTCAGTCAGATTGCACCAGTGCTTTCTGCTAGGGTTTGCCGGGATCAGATGACGCAGTCATCTCTTGGATATGGCTATGTTAACTACTCCAACGCT contains:
- the LOC120577873 gene encoding polyadenylate-binding protein 1-like 2 is translated as MAAVVSSPKIVVPAALTGTGRFETASLYVGDLERNVNEGQLYDLFSQIAPVLSARVCRDQMTQSSLGYGYVNYSNA